The Streptomyces sp. RKAG293 genome includes a region encoding these proteins:
- a CDS encoding anthrone oxygenase family protein, with amino-acid sequence MSAAHPTNGAQNIHPTPQAPLHHPAPPVPARKSAAGPVLGAATVATALMAGLFFSFDVAVMPGLGRGDDRTFIGAMQNINVAIENPVFFLAFFGALVLTGVAAFQQRRLARRAVFGWVLASVALYVVALLVTMGANIPLNDELAKAGDPAHIRDPAAVRDKFENTWIALNMVRTAACTVAVGCLSRALFLHGRGDAGAGSR; translated from the coding sequence ATGAGTGCTGCCCACCCCACCAACGGCGCCCAGAACATCCACCCGACGCCCCAGGCTCCCCTCCACCACCCGGCGCCTCCGGTCCCCGCCCGCAAGAGCGCCGCCGGCCCCGTGCTGGGCGCCGCCACCGTCGCCACGGCACTCATGGCGGGTCTCTTCTTCAGCTTCGACGTCGCGGTCATGCCGGGCCTGGGCCGCGGTGACGACCGGACGTTCATCGGCGCGATGCAGAACATCAACGTGGCCATCGAGAACCCGGTGTTCTTCCTCGCGTTCTTCGGCGCCCTGGTGCTGACGGGCGTCGCGGCCTTCCAGCAGCGCCGGCTGGCGCGGCGCGCCGTGTTCGGCTGGGTACTGGCGTCGGTGGCGCTCTACGTCGTGGCGCTCCTCGTCACGATGGGCGCGAACATCCCGCTCAACGACGAGCTCGCGAAGGCCGGCGACCCCGCGCACATCCGTGATCCGGCCGCGGTGCGCGACAAGTTCGAGAACACCTGGATCGCGCTCAACATGGTGCGGACGGCGGCGTGCACGGTGGCCGTCGGCTGCCTGAGCCGGGCACTGTTCTTGCACGGCCGGGGCGACGCCGGGGCGGGCAGCCGTTGA
- a CDS encoding discoidin domain-containing protein has product MSRTMSRRALVAFLATACLVLISAFAGLVNAAPSSAAPAATTQQTFLTFYGWYDNTPPGGDISYPQIHDTAGGTGTFADPITFATSTAELPAGTKVWVERVRKYFIMEDSCQECGADWSGHGPNGGPGLHHIDLWLGGKGGNAMNAIDCEDALTHYNADNTPTMEPVVVNPASNEPYDATPIFNTGTGKCYGGAQPNTTVGQYKNVSTAQCMDDPGNSSTSGTALKTAACNGAASQRFTFHGAFMVINNLCAATSGSSIVLNACTGGPTQQWSVNPNGTISDMQTGQKCFRASGGNTVAGSCSGTASQWAFTPASATNDFSLSLNPTAGSVNAGASTTSTVSVPVASGTAEPVTLSATGAPSGVGVSFAPSTVTAGGTSVMTVSATAAATAGSAALTVTGTSASAAHSTGYALTVTAPGGGPVLLSQGRTATASSVESTSFAAAAAFDGNLTTTRWASKEGSDPQWLRVDLGATANVSHVKLLWEAAYGKAYTIQTSPDGTTWTTIYSTTTGNGATDDLTGLTGTGRYVRVNGTARGTAYGYSLYEMQVYGTTAS; this is encoded by the coding sequence ATGAGCCGCACCATGAGCCGGCGCGCTCTTGTCGCGTTCCTCGCGACCGCCTGTCTCGTCCTCATCTCGGCGTTCGCGGGACTCGTGAACGCGGCGCCGAGTTCCGCGGCCCCCGCGGCCACGACGCAACAGACGTTCCTGACGTTCTACGGCTGGTACGACAACACACCGCCCGGCGGCGACATCTCGTACCCGCAGATCCACGACACCGCCGGCGGGACCGGCACGTTCGCGGATCCGATCACCTTCGCGACCTCAACGGCGGAGCTCCCGGCCGGCACGAAGGTGTGGGTCGAGCGGGTCAGGAAGTACTTCATCATGGAGGACAGCTGCCAGGAGTGCGGCGCGGACTGGAGCGGCCATGGTCCCAACGGGGGTCCGGGGCTGCACCACATCGACCTGTGGCTGGGCGGCAAGGGCGGCAACGCGATGAACGCGATCGACTGCGAGGACGCGCTGACGCACTACAACGCCGACAACACGCCGACGATGGAACCGGTCGTCGTCAACCCCGCCTCGAACGAGCCCTACGACGCCACGCCGATCTTCAACACCGGCACCGGCAAGTGCTACGGCGGCGCTCAGCCCAACACCACGGTCGGCCAGTACAAGAACGTCTCGACGGCGCAGTGCATGGATGATCCCGGCAACAGCTCCACCTCCGGCACCGCCCTCAAGACCGCCGCCTGCAACGGTGCGGCGAGCCAGCGCTTCACCTTCCACGGCGCGTTCATGGTGATCAACAACCTCTGCGCGGCGACCTCCGGCAGCAGCATCGTCCTCAACGCCTGCACGGGCGGCCCGACCCAGCAGTGGTCGGTCAACCCGAACGGCACGATCTCCGACATGCAGACCGGCCAGAAGTGCTTCCGGGCCTCGGGCGGCAATACGGTCGCCGGCAGCTGCTCCGGCACCGCGAGCCAGTGGGCCTTCACGCCCGCCTCCGCCACCAACGACTTCTCGCTGTCGCTGAACCCGACCGCGGGTTCGGTCAACGCGGGAGCGTCGACGACCTCGACGGTGTCCGTGCCGGTGGCCTCCGGTACGGCGGAGCCGGTGACGCTCTCCGCCACCGGTGCTCCTTCGGGTGTCGGCGTGAGCTTCGCGCCCTCGACGGTGACCGCGGGCGGCACCTCGGTGATGACGGTGTCGGCAACCGCCGCCGCCACCGCCGGCTCCGCGGCGCTCACGGTCACCGGAACCTCGGCATCGGCCGCGCACTCGACGGGTTACGCACTGACCGTCACCGCTCCCGGCGGCGGCCCGGTGCTGCTCTCCCAGGGCAGGACGGCGACGGCCTCCTCGGTCGAATCGACCTCCTTCGCGGCGGCGGCCGCCTTCGACGGCAACCTCACCACGACCCGGTGGGCCAGCAAGGAGGGATCCGACCCGCAGTGGCTGCGCGTCGATCTGGGCGCCACCGCGAACGTCAGCCACGTCAAGCTCCTCTGGGAGGCGGCGTACGGCAAGGCGTACACGATCCAGACCTCCCCGGACGGCACGACCTGGACGACGATCTACTCCACCACCACCGGCAACGGTGCCACCGACGACCTGACCGGCCTCACCGGAACCGGCCGCTACGTCCGGGTCAACGGCACCGCCCGGGGCACCGCTTACGGCTACTCCCTCTACGAGATGCAGGTGTACGGAACGACCGCCTCGTAG
- a CDS encoding Mut7-C ubiquitin/RNAse domain-containing protein, producing the protein MNGPEIDITFAPELHLFVPAERRQGPSTVVTDGTSTLGHVVESLGVPLTEAGLLLVDGGAVPVSHIPAAGETVHVEAVERPQHVPGAPLRFLLDVHLGTLARRLRLLGVDAAYENEDIGDPALAALSAKERRVMLSRDRGLLRRREIWAGAYIYSDRPEDQLRDVLQRFAPVLTPWSRCVACNGPLADADKESVQDQLRHGTQRSYDVFAQCAACERVYWRGAHHARLEAIVEEALREFGGAAA; encoded by the coding sequence GTGAACGGACCGGAGATCGACATCACTTTCGCCCCTGAGCTGCACCTCTTCGTCCCCGCTGAGCGACGGCAGGGCCCGAGCACGGTCGTCACCGACGGCACCTCGACGCTCGGCCATGTCGTCGAATCGCTGGGCGTCCCGCTCACCGAGGCCGGTCTGTTGCTCGTCGACGGCGGCGCCGTGCCCGTCTCGCACATCCCCGCCGCGGGCGAAACCGTTCACGTCGAGGCCGTCGAGCGGCCCCAGCACGTGCCGGGAGCGCCTCTGCGGTTCCTGCTCGACGTCCACCTCGGCACCCTCGCGCGGCGGCTGCGCCTGCTGGGCGTCGACGCCGCCTACGAGAACGAGGACATCGGCGATCCCGCGCTGGCCGCGCTCTCCGCGAAGGAGCGGCGCGTCATGCTCTCCCGCGACCGCGGGCTGCTCCGGCGGCGGGAGATCTGGGCCGGGGCGTACATCTACAGCGACCGCCCCGAGGATCAACTCCGCGACGTGCTGCAGCGCTTCGCGCCCGTGCTCACCCCGTGGTCCCGGTGCGTGGCCTGCAACGGTCCGCTCGCCGACGCCGACAAGGAGTCGGTCCAGGATCAACTGCGGCACGGCACGCAGCGCTCGTACGACGTGTTCGCGCAGTGCGCGGCCTGCGAGCGCGTGTACTGGCGCGGCGCGCACCACGCCCGCCTGGAGGCGATCGTCGAGGAGGCCCTGCGCGAGTTCGGCGGCGCGGCCGCCTGA
- a CDS encoding PPOX class F420-dependent oxidoreductase: MIDAEWRAFISEGTRTGKLATVRADGRPHLAPVWFLLDGDDLVLNTGKETVKGRNLARDGRVSICVDDDRPPFSFVVIEGKARISEDLPEVRDWATRIAHRYMGPDQAEVYGARNGVPGELLVRVHIDKVITVRGVAD; the protein is encoded by the coding sequence ATGATCGACGCCGAATGGCGTGCATTCATCAGCGAGGGAACCCGTACCGGCAAGCTCGCCACCGTCCGCGCCGACGGGCGGCCGCACCTCGCCCCCGTCTGGTTCCTCCTCGACGGGGACGACCTGGTCCTCAACACCGGCAAGGAGACCGTCAAGGGCCGCAACCTCGCCCGCGACGGCCGGGTGAGCATCTGCGTCGACGACGACCGTCCGCCGTTCTCGTTCGTGGTCATCGAGGGCAAGGCCCGGATCAGCGAGGACCTGCCGGAGGTCCGCGACTGGGCGACCCGTATCGCCCACCGCTACATGGGCCCTGACCAGGCCGAGGTGTACGGCGCCCGCAACGGCGTCCCGGGCGAACTCCTCGTCCGTGTGCACATCGACAAGGTCATCACGGTCAGGGGCGTCGCCGACTAG